A stretch of DNA from Triticum dicoccoides isolate Atlit2015 ecotype Zavitan chromosome 2A, WEW_v2.0, whole genome shotgun sequence:
ATGAGGCCGACCCCGCCGCACGCGTGATTAAAAAAGGACGCTTTCactggctgacgcgtgggcccgttgTCGGTGGTCATCATAAATAAGACAACCAGTGGCGGTTGGGTGGCCGCCAAGTGTGGATGCGGCGGACGGTGAGGAGACGCGcggcgcgtccgcgccgacgcattccaGGCATAATTTTGAGTCGgaaatgggtcggcgcggacacTAGACGGATACAATTTAAGTTTGGGTCGACGCGTTGGGCCACCACTTTTATCCGCGCCGATCCAAACGAACGTAAAAGGACGAAATGGGTCATTCCATTAAAGTTGCTCTAAAGACTAACTAGGCGTCACCAACGTTTGTGATCCATCACTCCATCATGTCAATCGCGACGACTCGTACCGGCCGGGCATGGCGCACGCATTCAATCAAGTGGAAAGCGACGACCGTTTTGGCGGCAAGTCACACCACGTGATCGGCTGCACCGGCGCCGGACCCCCCGTCCTTCTCACTTGCACCGGCGCCTACCAACGCCCGTCATGTGGCACCACCACACGGTTAGCATTGCACAGCAAAACGATACTTTCTCCATTCTAAAATATAGTGTGCCTGTGCATCCTGATGTTTAACTTTGACATAAATTTAAACAATGAGACCAACCGCGgcggaaaaaaaattatataattgaaaacttctttcaaatacgAATCCACTGATATATTTTTTGCTCCCGCCGTAATCAATTTTGATAgttaatttacggtcaaagttgaagggaGTACTCCGTGCTTCCAATCATGCCTCGCCCCGTACACGGTACACGTGATGATCAAACAAGGCGCAGACCATGGGCTGGATGATCAAGCAGGCTAGGCTAGGCTAGGCGCCATGGCAACCAGAATTCGCTGTAGCGGCAGATGGGCTGGATCTCGATCCATATCCTGCACGCCGGGTGGCCGATGGAatactctttttttccttttctttggaaTAAAATGCAGGCGATACTGCTTCACCAGGGGAAAAAGTGGAAGAAATCTGCGGCCGGGTGCATGCACCTCTCTTCGATTCTCTGAGTCGAACGTTGGAGGGCTACGTCTGATCTGCATCTGCCAGTAGTACTACTGTACTAGCGCTTCATTATTACTACTCCGTGTTCACGCGCGGTCGGCACCACGTAGGCATTTGATTCCGGGGTTTAGAATAATCAGACGGTTTTATTTTGCAAgttactagtagtactccctccgtttctaaatataagtcttttaaaaGATTTCACTATAGACTATATACGGAGTAAAATGAATGAACCTATATTCTAAaagacgtctatatacatccgaatgTAGTCTCTATAGTTgaatctctaaaaaaacttatatttagaaacggagggagtagcactgtTTCAGTGTGGTCTTTATGTCGATTCGTTCTCTTGGATTGGTGACCAACAACAGCTGTTTTTTTCTTGGGCCTTATCCAGATTCGTCTGTAATTTAGGCTTTTTCTTTTGGGTTTTACTATACATTGGACCAACTCTCTGTATGTAGATATCTTcttatttaacaataaaattatataTCTGGACAATGAAAAACATCTTAGCTCATCCTAGTGCCAAAAATGTATTCCATTCATAACAAAATATAAGATCTTTTTTGACACTGTCATATAGTGTCCAAAAACGCCTCATATTAAGCTATAGAGGTAGTACCGGATAATGAAGTTTATGTTACTAAGAAATATACCCGTGCATTTGCAACGGGTGAAAAAAATCACACACCTCTAACTCAATAAGCATCGTCAAGACCTCTCATGGCTCTACGCCTTCTCTTTTAACACGCCAACCCATTTTAAAATTAGCAGCTAAACACATTTTAAAATTAGTAGCTAGTTCAAAGTTACTCACTGAGATACTAATTGGTTAATTCTTCTAAAAGAATTTAGCAGGTTAGTATTTAATCCCTTTGAATTATAATTCTCATCTTTTGTGATGTTTGAATTAGATGATGAACTTCAGAGACACCTCATATCTCCTTCCTAATATCTACCTCTTTGCCAGTCAAATAAGTGAAAGTTACGAACGAGATGGTTTTATAGGATTGGACACCAAATCACTGGCATTACACTGCATtgcaaataatttgattagatctcATCAAATATATCGTGATGCAAAAAGTGAGGATGTAGCATACATGCAGAAGAAAAAACAATCCTGGTGTCAATCACGCAGTTCCAGTATTTCTGCTCTAATATTCCATGAAGTGAGATTTAGGTGCTCCAATATTAGTGATATGCGACTTTTACTTCCAATATTCCAACCAGCAATTCTCAAAACATGTAGTATTGCCAACACATGCTCCTTATTGCTTGGAGTTGGAAACATCCGGGTCATGTATGTCGATGGGATGGAACATGGTGCGCGCAGACAATAATAGTAATATGATGATTGACAATATCTAGGAGGCTGGCGAAATGTAGGTGATGCGTGCAAGTAATTGAAAAGTTTCCCAAGTAGCATGTCGTGGGCTTGTAGTGGTAGGTGTAGATTGAACGATCAAATTCGTACTCAATGATACATGGTTCGAGCTCCTCTTCGTTTGAATGGATTCTACTCCTTAATGCATTCTTAGTGGTGTGAGGGTTCAACTAGGTGAGCTTCGGTGCATCAGGGATGATGACGGCGTCCCATGCTGGTCCATGGCAGCAAATTAGGGCAACTTTGCATATATATAAAGATAATGGATTCTGCTTTGTATGAAGTGAGGACTACATATTTCTGGGCTATTGAAAAACGAATCTTGCATGAGTCCCAATTGGACACGAGTGGTAAGAAGACAAGTCATGCGAACCAACCTATGGTATCCTCTGCCCACTAGAGTCCAAGTCTCAAACTTGGATGCtcgcatttttctgaatttatttcgcgCCTTCTGGcggtgtgcgttcagtgggagaagATATTCTCGTTGACTATGAAGGAGTCTGTGgcaacttcgtcaatctcaagacgaTGTGCTGGTTCAGTCTAGCAGAGGTGTTCGTAGGGATATAGTGTACGTGCGTATACTTATAGAGATGAGTGTATATGGATATGTATGAGCCTCTGTAATGTGTTAAATACAACAGGACCTTTGAATATTTTTTGGGTACTTATTATCGACGGACAGGAAAATTCAAAGAGGAAGAAATACACGATGGTGTGTGAGGTTGTGTGTTGGTTCGAGCTGTaggaactcacttttctttttcatAACAGCCTTTTCTTTGTGAGAATTTCTTTTTCCTAATAGCTAATGGGCTGCACTAGGAGGCAGGCCGGCCCAGAGGTCAAACGTGGCCCATTAACCCAGTGCGGGCAGCACGAACGGGCGTAGTACAGAGAGCCGGTTTTTTACTTGTCTGTGGCATTGCTGTAATTTCTGCCAACTTCAGCGGTAATTTTATGACAGACAGACAGAAACAATCCtcattttttgttgttgttattattattattattattattattgttatttaACGTTCTACCTATAAGCACCTTCTAGTGGCGTATCATCTTGAGAATGATCGTTACAGACGCCTTCGTAGACGACAAGAACATCTCTCACGGAATGCAGTTTGTCGAAAGGTTTGAAATAAATACAGGAAAATATGAGCACCAGTATCAAGTCTTATACTTTGACCCTGATGAGTTTGGGATACCACAGTTCTCCTATAACCATCTAATCATAGGTTGGTTTGTCAATCCTCTTATTGTCTTTTTAACACAATATAGACGTAGACACTTGTATATACACACATTCACCTTTATGAACACATGACGAACACCCTACCCATATGAgcatctccgaaagactgagccggcatatcatcttgagattaacGAAGTCGTCACAGACTCTTTCATAATCGACGAGAACGTCTCGTTGGAATGCCTGAAATAAAATCAGAAAAATGTGAGCACCGATGTCAAGTCCAGAAATTGAACTCTGACTCCACGGGTACTTTAGACGCCAAGATATTAGACGCTAAAGCGGGGCCAGACGGCGAAATAATTGAGTTGTCAGGGCCATTGAGTAAAAATAACACCTTGGCAGCGGACGAGTGAGCAAGCGATCGATGGATCGGAGAATATCTGGTGCACCGCACTCGCGTCGAAATATTATGAAAAAAAAGCTAGCACATTCACACAACACAAATGTAGGTTGTCATGAAAATTCAAGATAAAATTTGAAAGATAAGCTCAGAAAAAGAAAATGACAAATTCAACAATTAATACTACGTAGTACATAGCATTAGTTGAGCTCtagattttattcggattttctgAAATGTTCTGCGGCATCGGTGCATTGGATACATCCTCGGATCGGTGAGAGGCGGGCGAGGAATGATGGCGGCCGCAGAAGCGGATGATATCCGCTTTGAAAACTCTGCGCAAGCGTGCGGCCGCGCCGGGTCCCCCACTGACAGCGACGCGCCCCACCACAACCACACCCACACCCACCCGCgaaacctctcctccttcctcctgctCAGCGAGCCCAGACGGTTCTCGTCAATTAAAAACAAAAACGAAACGCAGCCTCCCATCAAAAGGCCTCCCCCGCCCCCACGCCGCGGGCCCACCCAcggagggaggtggcggcgccCCATTGGCCGGCCCCGTCACGCGCTGCGGCCAGCCACAAGGCTCCAAGCCCAGGCCGGCCCGCTGCGGCCGCTTGCGCTCGCAGAATCCCTCTGACTTTTCCGCACCGTGGAAACTTGAAAGAGCAGCGCAACAAAGCGCTCCCCGCCTGCCCGCGACCCCTTTCCCGTATTTTCCACCCGTATATGCGCCCGGCTCTCTAAAGCTACGGCGGCACCCCATTTTCTACGCCTCCGGAACGTGCGCAGTCTCCTGACGGCTAAGTGTGCGGCCGCGGCACCGCCCGCTTTTGAACACTACCACTGCGTGATCTGAATAATCTACGGCTAAGCGTGCCAATAATATCACCGGTTAGATTATCAATCATCCTGCCTGTAGGAGTAGATTAGGCTGCTGTGCTGTGGACTGTCTGTGGAGGCTGGCTGGCTGGCGGCTAAGGCCGAACAAGGCAATAAAAGCGAGCGCAGTTAGGTAAAGGGTGTAGAAAAGAAAGGCAGAGGGCGGGGAGGGGGCTATAAAAAAATCCCGTGCTACTGCCCTAATTCCCTTTGGACTTTGGCGTTATATCCGTCCTCGAGCCCCTCCCGTCCCGTCCCGGCCCTCGCCCTCTCTCCCGACCCCGCCTGATTCCAGTGGCGCTGCTGCTTCTTCTCCGCCGGGACAGACGAGACACACGCTGGGTAAGCACGCTCTGAGTCTGAGTCTGAGGGACGTCCCCCCCTCTTGTTTGCTTCCTTGTTTTCCGTGGGATTTGAGCTCTTGCTTGCGCTTTCCCTTGGTTGGGACGGGGACCTACCTATGCATCGATCGACTTCTCCCTGGCATGGAAATTTGTTGAGGAGTTCTTTATCTCCGGTTGATGTTTGAGTAGTTGAGTTGAGTTGAATCGAGTTGGCTGGCTGGTGTGCGGTTCCGGTTTGGTTCGCTGTACAGTGGTAAGCGTCCGCCGACGGTTCCTTATCTCCGGCTTGCGCACCTAATCTTGGATTTTGACCATCCAGCTGCTCTCCCACCTGTGTGCTGGGGAATTAACGCTAATCTTGTATGGATTTCGTTTGATTCGTGCTTGTTTCTTGGTTGCAGTTGCGGAGGAGCTAGCGGCGGAGGTGCTTTCTTCATCATGGagtcgcagcagcagcagcagcagatggaGGCGGTTTCTGCGCCGGCCGCCTCCACGAACGGGGGCGGGGAGCTGATCGGGTACGTGGACGTGCACGTGCGGAGCGCGCGGGACATCCAGAACATCTGCATCTACCACAAGCAGGACGTGTACGCGCGCCTCTCGCTGCCGGGGGAGGGCGCGCCGGCGGCGTCCACGCAGGTCATCAATGGCGGCGGCCGCAACCCGGTGTTTGACCAGTCCGTGCGCGTCGGCGTGCGCGCGGGGGACGTCGACGCCGCGCTCCGCTGCGAGGTCTGGATGCTCAGCCGGGTCAAGAACTACCTGCAGGACCAGCTGCTGGGCTTCGCGCTCGTGCCGCTCCCGGACGTCGTCGCCGCCGAGGGTGGCACGCTCGCGCGCGAGTTCCCGCTCTCCACCAACGACCTCTTCCACTCCCCGGCCGGGTTCTTGGAGCTCGAGCTCTCGTACATCGGGGTCGTGCCCGATGTCATTCCCGTCTCGCCCACGCCCAAGCCTGCGCTGGCCGATCCGGATGAGTGCGAGAACGCCGGcggcggagccggcgctggcgcaggGAAGGACTACGAGAACATGGAGTTCCCTGACATGAATCTTGTGGAGGAAAACCAGATTATGCTCTCGGAATATGTTGGGCTGCCGTGCACGGCCATGGAAACGCAGAGCTCCGAGAGCCTCCTGACCTCGGAGGACGTGGATGGCGCCGCCACCGAGTCCCACGACGCTGGCGTGCGCGTCGTGCAGAGCTTCTCCACGGACTACAGCACCGCCGACTCGGCCGGCGCCTTCCGGAGCGAGACGGCAGCCAGCAGCGTGTCCACCACGGAGTCCCCGGCCGCGGCCGTCCCGGCCACCCCGCAGTCCAACCCGTCCGAGCCGTCAGGAAACGCCCTCTCATCAGCAGGCCAGAAGGAGAAGGCCTCGGACGCGGCGGAGGTCGATTCGTCTCCCACCGTTCAGGAGAGCCCGGCGGTGAACTCGCCCAGCACCGTGTCTGAGAACGCGGTGGACAAGCCGCCGCCGGCGATGAGCTTCAACTTCGCGGAGGAGGTGCAGGTGAACCAGAAGGAGATCATGGACATGTACATGAAGAGCATGCAGCAGTTCACGGAGTCGCTGGCCAAGATGAAGCTCCCGCTGGACATGGACAATGGCAGCGACAAGAGCGGGagcggccccgccgccgcctcgcccacgGATTCCAGCGGCACCGACTCGAGCGCGGCGACGAAGAAACCGACGGCCGGGGCTGCGCAGGAGAAATCTCCCAAGGTGTTCTACGGAAGCCGAGCCTTCTTCTAGTTCTAGGAGGAAGGAAGCCGGAGTAGTGCCGCCGGACGGACCCCGGACTAGAAGATGGCATTTGCAGCCATCCGTCTCAGCTGAAAACTTGGTAGCGCAGAGGAATAACACTTTTCTCATGCTGTTGTTTTACTTAGGCTTCGTCAGATCCCAAGACACATGCGGAAATTAGCTGCCCTGTATGTCTTACTTTTAATGTATCGCTACTCTAATGAGAAATGCTTGGCTTCTTTTGCTTGAGTATACACATCTGAATTACTTTTAATTCGCAAAAAAGGAGAGTATAGACATCTGAATGTGAGTTGCTATGTCTGCAATCTTCTTAGGTCCCGCTTGAAACGCACTAAAATTTGCAGGAATTTCATAGGTAGTATCAACCAGAGCGGCGTGAGACAGCAACAGAGTAGTGGCCAGCTCCATGTTTGATGTTTCCAATTGTAGATGGTATTTGATGATTCTGCAGATCATGCTCAAGGGTTAGGACGATCGACAGGGATGCTGATCTTGTCGGGAAGATGTGTGTAAACACCCTGCCTGATGGCTTGTGGATGTGGAAAGTTGAAGCGCATCGGGAACCTTGTGTAGCCAtcatcatgtcatctctttccctttcAATCCAGCTCATCTTCTTCTCCCTACTTCCTAGTTTCTGGTTTTGTAGTTGTAGTGTCCACCAAGGAGATTCCATCTTAATATGCTACCATGGACCTCGCCAGCAATTTTGCGGTGCCTAGTTTGCCGAGGCAAGAAAACATCAGATCTGTTTGATTCCGATGTTCCTACTAATTTATGTAAAAGCTTTTCTTGAAGGTATATATAAAACTATAAAAGTATGAGTAAGTTACAATAGGAGGGGAAAGAAAGAGAAGAAAGGAAAACAATCATTGGACCGGTTAAAAATTAACCAATTCCAGCTCTAGGAATAAAACAGCCATAACAAGATTACATGTGATCTCTTATCCAAGCTTGACAACAAGCAACATAGTACTTGTCTTAAGCAACCCaagatcttcctcttccttttttgATAAAACCCCTTCGTTTTTTAACATAGCTCTAGTATTTAGCATGTCATCTAGAATTAGCCAGAAGAAAATTTTGTGCTTGAGTCCTGAAGAGATCTGGAGTTGGTGGTTACCCATGAGAAGCATGTACATAGCTCTAGTATTTAGCCTGTCATCTAGAATTAGCTAGAAGAAAATTTTGTGCTTGAGTCCTGAAGAGATTTGGACTTGGTGGTTACCCAGAGAAGCATGTAGATAGCTCTAGTATTTAGACTGTCATCTAGAATTAGCCAGAAGAAATTTTTGTGCTTGAGTCCTGAAGAGATTTGGACTTGGTGGTTACCCAGAGAAGCATGTAGATAGCTCTAGTATTTAGACTGTCATCTAGAATTAGCCAGAAGAATTTTTTTTGTACTTGAGTCCCGAAGAGATCTGGACTTGGTGGTTACCCAGAGAAGCATGTAGATAGCTCTAGTATTTAGACTGTCATCTAGAATTNNNNNNNNNNNNNNNNNNNNNNNNNNNNNNNNNNNNNNNNNNNNNNNNNNNNNNNNNNNNNNNNNNNNNNNNNNNNNNNNNNNNNNNNNNNNNNNNNNNNNNNNNNNNNNNNNNNNNNNNNNNNNNNNNNNNNNNNNNNNNNNNNNNNNNNNNNNNNNNNNNNNNNNNNNNNNNNNNNNNNNNNNNNNNNNNNNNNNNNNNNNNNNNNNNNNNNNNNNNNNNNNNTCATCTAGAATTAGCCAGAAGAAAATTTTGTGCTTGAGTCCTGAAGAGATTTGGACTTGGTGGTTACCCAGAGAAGCATGTACATAGCTCTAGTATTTAGACTGTCATCTAGAATTAGCCAGAAGAAATTTTTGTGCTTGAGTCCCGAAGAGATCTGGACTTGGTGGTTACCCAGAGAAGCATGTAGATAGCTCTAGTATTTAGACTGTCATCTAGAATTAGCCAGAAGAAATTTTTGTGCTTGAGTCCTGAAGAGATTTGGACTTGGTGGTTACCCAGAGAAGCATGTACATAGCTCTAGTATTTAGACTGTCATCTAGAATTAGCCAGAAGAAATTTTTGTGCTTGAGTCCTGAAGAGATCTGGACTTGGTGGTTACTCATGAAGCATGTACACGTGCATGGATGGGTAAACATTGTTATTTGAAGAGCATTTCCAAAATATCTTTGCCAAATCCATTTGGCTGTTGAGGAACCAAGCGTGAGAAATGTTGGTCTTGGGGACCATGAGAGTTTGTTTATGATCTCAGGATGATCATCACAAACAATTGAAACATTATATAATTATCTGTATGCTTTATCTTCTTGTTTGCTAGATAAGGTATGCCATGTCATGATTGCTAGAATTGTAATGATATTGTTTCCATGCCATATATTACTTCGCTTAGTGATACTGTTATATTGTTATTTTGGGtttacttgcgagtactttcaaagtactcactggctcatTTTTGTGGTCGGGTGTGAAGCAAGGATTCATCTTCCTTCTGTCGAAAGGAACTGGTCGAGAGTGTGCTAGGGAGTAGTGGTCCAGCTAGAGCCTTTCGGAATGGAGTCCATCCAAATCCATGGGTGCCCCAGTTAAAGTCTTCCATTGTAATATGATAAGTTACTCTATTCTTAGGAGCTTGTTGTATCAAGCCTTACATTAAGAACTGTATGAACCCTTATAGTTGTATGTGTGTGTTGTGATGTCAAGATTTATTAAGGCTCGTGCTACAGTGATTCCTGGGCTGCCACATGCGATGCATCAATTATGTGGATTGGTGTGTGACACATAACACATAGAAATAACATTACTTTAAAGTAAACCAACGATACAATGAGAATACATGGGCTCCAAGGCTATGCCGCAACCCTTAGCCTGAGGGGATTACTCACACACCATAAATATAGATCACATGCAAAAGACATTGTAGATGGTACTTGAAGATGAATGATTGGCAATAGTCTTACAATGTCGTTGTATGTGAAGTACACTTAATTACAAGTTTACGGTTGTGGCTGTGGGTACGAAGactacagagatggagatggttttggagatggagatggcggCTATAGAGGGTAATGGCAGCGaccgtgaaagtgctagttatcgactagaggggggtgaataggcgatttttataaaagacttcaaaacacgggggctttgaagacaaacgatagaaatgaacctattgttatgtaacggaaggtagactacactagacaagccacagtctagtaagcaatgaagtgaaagtacgaagactatcagcagctaggtagtatggatcgggatggaagatagtatgaagataGCGAACAGTCTTCACATAGTGAAGccaatcagatcatgcaagcaggcaatgacttcatgaatacAACTGTAAAGTAAAGAGatgagaaggatagaaccagttgcctgGAGAGGACacgaatttggtagaccagttccagttgctgtgacagctgtatgtctggttagggaggctgagattcaactcagaagaccgcgtcttcaccttattctccttgagctaaagacacacattcctcgcccaatcactctggtaagtcttcaaggtagacttccaaaccttcacagacttcgttcaccggcaatccacaatgactcttggatgctcagaacgcgacgcctaaccggctggaggattcacagtcctcaagtgtaacaagtcttcaaatcacgcagacagaaagactttagtgatgtctaacactctttggctctgggtgttttgggctttgtcctcaccagGAACTCTCTCAaacgcttcggaggtgggttgctctcaaacgacaaaagtcgtgcactaactctgagcagccaccaatttatggtgtagggggtgggctatttatagccaggaggcaacccgacctgatttgttcgaaatgaccctagatcattgtcggattttgggttccggcaaaacccttgaggttcgaacactggggtgcgcacaaagatctccccccctctagctcgcacacatcGTGATTTCACGGCCTAGCTCGAGGAACCCAAAGAataagagacacaagagtttatactggttcgggccaccgatgtggtgtaatgccctactccagtgtggtgtggtggattgcctcttgggctgaggatgaacagttacaagggaagaacaacctcctgaggtggggtgttcttgtgcttggtgagttgacGCTATCTCctgaggtggtggctagtcctatatatagaggtccgggccctcttcccaaatattaggcgggaagggatcccacaatgaccaatttgaagggggacaaccagtacaagctatcctgacaaaagtagtcttcgccttccaaaggctctggtggtgacgccgtcttgggctccacggtgacctccgtattgatgtcctgctggtcttggtcttgttgcaccgatatggaaacctttgcctaatgccctgggactcctcgcctgcgcttgtctctttagcaccaaagaggaaacgaggacactacgcgcgttggcgcccgcctggctccagtcatcatggcttgcgtcactggaacctcgcgaggtgtacctttgcttgatctctccgcccctcgcaagccagcctggtgaggccgcccttgaggaggtcttgcgtcgtccgcctcgcgagtcttggcccctcgcgagggtcttgagtgtttgttggtgaagatgagatgtacagggccgctgatggagccatgccgcaggccgtaggcaggcaagtctggggacccccgttcccagaatgccgacagtagcccccgggttcacagcgcgctcgggcttggcttcgaggcgaatccGAAGGGCAAGTGTggggcgccgcgggccccaacagcctgcggccacgGTTGGCGCGTGtcgattgattggacatgggcgtctccgcttccccatgctgcctcggcaactgcccgacttgatgagTTCTTGCTCCATGCAGAaaaaaggtcattattaccttagatcatggaggccggtggttggcctccccttggctataaatgggaagggggggggggggggcggagccTCCGTTACCCATCTCTCCCTTTGCttctcccgctccttcttcttcctcgcttcacTGCTTGCTGCATCGACCAGGGCGCCGatacggaggttctcggccgcggagaagggaaagaCTCCCCTCAACGAGCCCGAGCCACTTCCGTCGAAGAAGAGGTTGTCTCATCGTCGCGACATCATCGTGAGGCCGGAAGTGTCGCGGccatggtacgagcggccacctctGGGGTATccgttgcccttgtacgcccaagcaGGGGGCTCCGGAGGGAGGAGCGACGAGCGCTACCACCAGCGCCAGGGCCGTGGTTGCCGCGCCGTGGTGACACATGCCGTCACCCCAGGGGTCCATGTCGTGGATTCCTCGCGCGAATTCgtgttgtgggcggtgatgcctccgaGCACTTGGATTCGCTTCCCGTAGTTCTTCGCCGCCGAGAGGTCCCcttgagctttggctgcagcacgccgatcgcgacgccccggcgactggagcggaggttgaagccgtctcctccaggaggatcttcatgactcgtggctggggcgaggtcgcctgaGTCTGCCATGCAGAaggcgccctcgccatccacttcaggtacgccgccgcctccacgatgttcttcaaggtcttcgacaaggaAGGCCGTCGTTTGTCCTAAAGGGGGTCGTCAGGACGGCGCAGCGGCCGACACCGAGCCTGCCGCTGGGCTCGGCAGCAGCTCCTCTAGCGACAGtggtgactcctggtggtccagtgACTCTCCCGAGCTCGTCGTGACTCCGGAggcaagcgacgacagctacgtgccctcgAGCTCTCGCTGGGCCCGGAGCAAGGCTGCAGCATCTGGCCGCCGCcatcgctgatctggatggggttggcgccggcctccggaggcccactattgatgatggcgtcggcgatGTTCGGTGTGTGTGTAGATAGAGCTCCTAGGAACTCCCTTCTTtcatgttccctgcgaggaatcgaaacgggccccatgggggcgtgtaaagggtctgtgatgtcttttgttgatattatcctcttTATGAAAATTTGCGAACGCGTGTCCTTCtaaggctcggtctcccctttccaatcccgcggtggcttggtgctctatgctgacaggtcccggtccccaggcaggctacaaccgtcgctggtatgctaggtcgcgatgctatggtcaaggccaggaggtgagcggcacgaggtacagtaagagctcctgaggcgcgatgctcaagagctcCCCTTTAGCGCACAAGCGGCTACCTGAGGATGGGAAAGGGAGGTGACT
This window harbors:
- the LOC119354007 gene encoding uncharacterized protein LOC119354007; the encoded protein is MESQQQQQQMEAVSAPAASTNGGGELIGYVDVHVRSARDIQNICIYHKQDVYARLSLPGEGAPAASTQVINGGGRNPVFDQSVRVGVRAGDVDAALRCEVWMLSRVKNYLQDQLLGFALVPLPDVVAAEGGTLAREFPLSTNDLFHSPAGFLELELSYIGVVPDVIPVSPTPKPALADPDECENAGGGAGAGAGKDYENMEFPDMNLVEENQIMLSEYVGLPCTAMETQSSESLLTSEDVDGAATESHDAGVRVVQSFSTDYSTADSAGAFRSETAASSVSTTESPAAAVPATPQSNPSEPSGNALSSAGQKEKASDAAEVDSSPTVQESPAVNSPSTVSENAVDKPPPAMSFNFAEEVQVNQKEIMDMYMKSMQQFTESLAKMKLPLDMDNGSDKSGSGPAAASPTDSSGTDSSAATKKPTAGAAQEKSPKVFYGSRAFF